The Streptomyces bacillaris sequence GGGTGTGGGCGGAGGCGGTGAAGGCTCGGACGTCCTTCGGGAGGCAGCCGCCGCCGTAGCCAGGGCCCGCGTTGAGCCCGCCACGGCCGATGCGGGGGTCCAGGCCGATGGCCTCGGTTAGCTGCTGGACATCGGCTCCGGCGGCGATACACATGTCGGCGACGCCGTTGATGAACGAGATCTTCATGCCGAGGTAGGCGTTGGCGGCACCCTTGATGAGTTCGGCCGTGGCGGGATCGGTCACGAACAGCGGGATGCCGTTCGCCAGGAGGGGTGCGTAGACCTGGCGTACCGCGTCCTCGGCGCGGGCCGAGGGGACGCCAACGACGATGCGGTCGGGGCGCAGGGTGTCGTCGATGGCGTGGCCCTCGCGCAGGAACTCGGGGTTCCAGACGACCTCAACGTCCTCACCGGCCGGAGAGAGCCGGGTGAGGAGAGCACCGAGGTCGCGGGAGGTGCCGACGGTGACCGTGGACTTGCCGATGACGACCGTGGGGCGGGTCAGGTGCGGGGCGAGGGCGCGGGCGGCGCCGAAGACCTGTCCGGTGTCGTAGCTCCGCCCGTCCGCGTCGATCGGCGTGCCCACGGCCAGGAAGTGGATGTCGGCGAACTCGGCCGCCTCTGCGAGGCTGGTGGTGAACCGCAGGCGTCCGGTGGCGGTGTGGGTGCTGAGGAGTTCGGGCAGGCCGTCCTCGTAGATGGGGCACTCGCCGGCGTTGAGGCGGTCGATCTTCGCCTGGTCCAGGTCCACGCCGATGACCTCGTGGCCGATCTCGGCCATGGCAGCGGCGTGGGGGATGCCCAGGTGACCACAGCCGATGACGGATACGCGCATGGGTCGACGCTCCTTTTCTTATCCCTCGCCCGCCCAGGGAAATCCGGGCCGGCCGGGTGCGTCACGCTAGCGCCAACACCCGGCGCGGCCCTCTTCGTGCAGGTGGATCAACCAGCTTGCTGCTTGAGCAGGTTGACGAGGGCAGGCAGTGCCTCGGCGGCGGTTGCCCGGCACACCAGGTCGCCGTCCTGGGGGCCTTCCAGCGGGTACGGGATGAACTGGCCGTCGCTCCAGAAGCCCTCCGGGTCCAGGTAGACGACCTGCATGCCGCGAGCGCGGGCGCGTGCCTGGACCTTGCGTCGGTCGGCGTGCAGGCCGACGACGAGGAGGGCCTTGGCGCCGTCCACCCACTCGACGTCGGGTACGGCCTGGTCGTAGCGGCGCATGAAGCACTCGTCGAGCCCGGCGCGCGCCGCGAGCACGTCGAAGTTGTTGGTGATGACCGGGCCGACGAGGTGACCGGCGTC is a genomic window containing:
- a CDS encoding UDP-glucose dehydrogenase family protein, whose translation is MRVSVIGCGHLGIPHAAAMAEIGHEVIGVDLDQAKIDRLNAGECPIYEDGLPELLSTHTATGRLRFTTSLAEAAEFADIHFLAVGTPIDADGRSYDTGQVFGAARALAPHLTRPTVVIGKSTVTVGTSRDLGALLTRLSPAGEDVEVVWNPEFLREGHAIDDTLRPDRIVVGVPSARAEDAVRQVYAPLLANGIPLFVTDPATAELIKGAANAYLGMKISFINGVADMCIAAGADVQQLTEAIGLDPRIGRGGLNAGPGYGGGCLPKDVRAFTASAHTLGATEAATMLRAAEQVNESRPVAALRLIEQTLGRPVDGVRITVWGASFKAGTDDVRESPALAIAALMHQRGATVTVHDPHAVPTALRRHPELDYCETLEDSVEAAELIVLATEWPHFREADPKALAPLVADQVLVDLRNLIDADAWRMAGWTVRQLGRPAQE